AGGTCAGGGTCGAGCCGTCCTCTGCGCGCACGACGCCCGAGAGCGTATAGCCGGTGTCGATCCAGCCGGTCTTGGCGGAGACCGCACCGTCGGCAACCGAGTTGTCGCCCGCGAAGCGGTCGTCGTAGCTGAGCGAGCCGCGCTCGCCCGAGACGGGAAGTCCGTCCATGAGTACGCCCAGGTTGCCCTCCCGCGCGTTGATCTTCACGAACAGCCGGGTCAGGTACGACGGCGGCACGGCGTTGTTGTCTGAGAGGCCCGAGCCGTCGACGATCGTGATGCCCGTGGTGTCGATGCCGTAGGCGGCGAGCCCCTCGAGCACTCCGGCGTTGATCGCGCCGAAGGTGTTGCCCGAACCGGTCTCGATGGCCACGAGCCTGGCGAGCATCTCGGCCGCGGTGTTGTCGGAGACGACGAGGGCCTTGTCGACGAGCTGCGCGACGGTCGGCGACTGCACCTGGCCGAGCTGCTGAGCCTCCGCGGGCGCGACGCCGCGTTCGATCACCTCGATGCCGCCGAGCTCGTCGGCGAAGGCGTCGCCGGCGCGGCCAACGGGGTCGTCGCTGCGCCACGAGGTGTTCGACCCGGGTTCGTCGCGGTCGCCGTCGACCATGAGTGCGGCGATGTTCGACATGTAGCCGTCGTCGCGCTCCTTGAGGTTCCAGCTCGGCTCCCATTCGTCGCCGCCGAAGTAGCTCGCATCGAGGATGAGCTTCGTCAGCGGCGGGTTCGCGGGATCGGCATCCCACGCGGCCTCGACCTGGGCCGCCAGGTCGTCGAGGTGCGCCGCGCCCGGGTACACGGTCTCGGTGCCGCTCGAGGTGCGGGAGAGCGTGGCGTCGCCGCCGCCGACGAGCACGACCGAACCCGGCTCCGAGCCCTTCACGACGGTGGTCGGGGTGCGGTGATCGGGCCCGAGCACCGAGAGTGCCGCGGCAGACGTCAGCACCTTCATGACGCTCGCGGTGCGGGAGGCGGTCGTGCCGCCTCGGTCGTAGAGCACCTCGCCCGTCGAGGCGTTCATGACCTGAGCCTGGAAGTTCGCCAGACGCCCGTCGTCCGCGCGATCGGCGACCGAGCAGGTGCGCAACCGGCTCGCCGCCGCGATCGCGGCGGGCACCGGGCGAGCAGGGTCGACGGTGGGCGTCGGAGTCGGGGTGGTCGTCGCGAGGGCAGCGGATGCCGCTCCGCCGCCCTTGCTCGCGATGCCGGCGGCGACCGCGCCGGCGCCGATGAGGCCGAAGGCGACGACGCCTCCCGCGATCATGAGCGGCAGGCGGTGCGTGCGGGCGAACGCGGCGATCGCGGTGAGCACACCCGGCTTCGGGGTCTCGGCGGCCTCGGGCGCTTCGGCAGCCTCGGCCGCTTCAGACGCCTCGGACGCCTCGGACGCGGTAACGTCCGAGTCCGGGGAATCGATGACGTCGCCGGCCGGCGTTTCGGCGGCCTCGGCGGCCGACATGTCGGCAGCGGTCGACGGGTCGCTCGCGTCGGGGGTCTCCCCTGCGCCGTCCGTCTCGTCGATCACCCGGGAATCCTACGGAGTCATCCTCAAGAGAACCTGATCATGCGGCCGATCGGGCGCTGCCGGTCATTCGCCCGGGTAGACGAGGCCGATCTGCCGGCGGATCTCGTCGAGCGACGCCATGATCGCGACGGTCTCGTCGATCGGCAGCAGGTCGCCGGTGAGGGTGCCTGCGGCGACGAGCCGTTCGACCGCCTCCGCCTGGAACTGCATGCCGCGGCCCACGACCTCCGAACGGTACTCCTCGAGCAGGGTTCCGTCTGCGGCGACGACCCGGAAGGTCGTCGGCGTGTACCAGACGTGGTCGATCTCGATGCGGGCCTCGGTGCCGAGCACGACCGCGGTGTTCGGTCCCTTCACGTCGCTCGCCGCGATGGTGGAGGCCATGCGCCCGCCCTCGTAGCTGTAGACGACGGCCACCTGGGCGTCGGCACCCGTCGACTTGAAGGTCGCAGAGGCCTGGGTCGTCGCGGGGGCGCCGAAGAGGTCCCACGCGAAGGAGATCGGGTAGATGCCGAGGTCGAGCAGCGCCCCGCCGCCGAGTTCGAGCGCGTTGATGCGGTGCGCAGGGTCGTCGGAGAGCAGTTGGGTGTGGTCGGCGATGAGCGTGCGCACCTCGCCGAGCGTGCCCGCCGCGATGATCTCGCGGATGCGCGCCATGTGCGGCAGGTACCTGGTCCACATGGCCTCGAGCACGAGCAGGCCCTTCGCCGCGGCCAGCTCGGCGAGCGCTCGTGCCTCGGCCGCGTTGACCGTGAACGCCTTCTCGACGAGCACGTGCTTGCCGGCTTCGAGCGCGAGGGTCGCGCCGGCGGCGTGCATCGGATGCGGCGTGGAGACGTAGATCACGTCGACCTCGGGGTCGGCGACGAGCGCTTCGTAGCTGGCATGCGCGTTCGGGATGCCGAACTCGGCGGCGAACGCGTCGGCGCTCTCCTGCGAGCGGGACCCCACCGCCTGCACGGTGAATCCGTTGAGCTTCAGGTCGTTGGCGAAGGCGTGCGCGATGCCGCCGGTGGCGAGGATGCCCCACCGCAGTCGTTCGGTCATGCCGACAGCCTATGCCGCCGGAACCCTCCCCCTGTTCGGGGATCATGCGGATTCCTCACGATCGGGTCTAGCGTTCAGTCATGACGGCCGTTCTCCCCTGGAAGGGCCGCGTCACCGGCATCGCCGCCGCGGCCATCATCGCCCTCGTGGCCATCCCTGCGGGGATCGCCGGCCCGGCCTCTGCCGCGCCACCCTCTTCAGCATCGTCGTCGCCCGTCGCCAAGTACGTCGCCCTCGGCGACTCGGTGGCGGCAGGTCAGGGCGCCGGCGGCTACGTCGACGCCTGCCTCCGGAGTCCCGCCGGCTACCCGACGCTCCTCGACGCCGCACCGCGCACGAACCTGCTGCGCAATCCCTCGTGCAGCGGGGCCACGATCGCGGATGTCGCAGCGAACCAGCTCTCGCAGCTCAACCGCGGCACGACGCTCGTGACCCTCACGGTCGGCGCGAACGAGGTCGACCTGCCCGGCATCCTCGCGGCGTGCGCCACACCAGAGCCGAGTCTGGAGTGCCTGCTCGCCGTACAGGCCGCGCAGGACTACCTCGCCTCCGGGCAGCTGACCGTCGGCATCGCGGGACTCGTCACGGCGATCGCGACGCGCTCCCCCGGGGCGGAGGTCCTCGTGACCGGGTACGCGATCCCGTTCCAGCCCGGACTGCTCCCGCTCACCGATCAGGTGAACGCGCTCGCCGGTGCGATGAACTCGCTCATCCGGGCGGGCGTCGCGGGGGCCGCGGCATCCGGAATCGACGCAGGCTACGTCGACGTGACCGCGCTGTTCGCAGGTCACGGCGTCGGTTCCGGCGCGTCCTGGCTCGGTGAGAATCCGGCTGACCCGATCACCTTCCTCCACCCGAACGCCGCCGGCTACTCCGCCTACCGCGACGCGCTCCTGACCGCATCGGCACTGCCGTGAACGGGTCGTCGCGGCCGCGGTTCGCACTCGCGGCGACGCTGCTCGCAGCGCTGATCGCCCTCGGCTCGGTCGCGTCGCCGGCCCTGGCAGCCCCCTCCGGCAAGGGCAAGCCCGGTGGCGGGGGCGGCAACGCACAACTCGCCTACGCGGCGCTCGGCGACTCGTACGCGGCCGGCCTCGGCGCCGGCAGCTACCTCGAGACGAACTGCTACACCAGCTCGAAGGGGTACCCGGCACTGCTCGACGCCGATGCGAACCTCGCGCTCGCCGCTCGCCCTGCCTGCCGCGGCGCGACCACGGCGGACGTGATCTCGAAGCAGGTTCCCGCGCTCCCGACGAACGCCGTGCGGGTCTCGCTCACCGTCGGCGGCAACGACGTCGGATTCGCGAACGTGATGCAGAACTGCTTCGTGCTCGTGAACAGCACGTGCGAGACGCACATCGTCGCGGGCGAGACCATGGTGCAGAACGGAGTGCTCGCCCAGAACGTGCGCAACGCCATCGCGGCGATCAAGGCGAAGGCCTCGAACGCCCGGGTCGTCGTGACCGGCTACCCGCTGCTGTTCGCGCCGACCTCGCGCTACCAGTGGGCCACACGCGTCAACACCGGCACCGTCGCACTCAACGACGCGATCGAAGGCGCAGCCGTGCTGGCCGGCGCCGTCTACGTCGACGTCGAGGCGCCCTTCACCGGCCACGGCATCGGCAGCTCCGCGCCATGGATCAACGACTGGAGTTGGCTGCGCTCGAATGACTCGTTCCACGCCACCGCCGCCGGGTACCAGGCCTTCGCGGCCGCCCTGCGCCCAGCGCTCAAGTGACCCCTGAACCACACGCGCTCTTCCTCGCGTGAGATGCGAACGGCCCGGCGATCCCGGGCCGTTCGTGTGTCCGGCGCCGAATCGGATCGCCTACCGGCCGCTCCGCTGCGAAGAGGTGCTGCCGATGGCGGCCTGGATCTCCCGAATCGTCGACCCGAGGAGGCCCGACGCGAGAAGCCCTGAGCCGAGCGGACCCGCGGTGTCCTCGCCGACGGGAGGCAACTGTCGAAGCGCCGACCTCGTCGCGTCGGTCATCTGCTCGAGCTGCCAGGAGACCTCATCGCGGACGGCATCGGGTCGATCCGGTGCGGCCAGCCCGACCGCCTTCGCGGCGTAGGCGGCCGCGCCGAGGGCATGCGCGCCCATGTGGGCGACGCCGGCGGCCTGTGCGGCGGCCCGCGCAGCCGCCACTGCCGCGGGAGAACTCACTGCGTGCGCAGCTCGACCGGCGACGAACCGTCGGCGTATCTCGCCGGCGGCATCGAGATCACCGCGAGCGAACGCCCGAGTCCGAGCGATGGCATCGCGTGGTCGATCGTCTGCCGGAGCCTCCGTCTCGAACAGGCCCAAGACCCGTTCGGCGCAATCCGCCGCCCAGACTGCGACCTCGCGGCGATCGGTCTCACTCAGCGACTGCGGCGAAAGCATGCCAACAGGTTCTCATAGCGACCGCACGATGCAGCGCTGATCGGCACGCAACCACCGCTCACCTGCACCATCGAGCAGCCCGCGCTGCCCGATGCCGAGCTCCGGTTCCGTGGTGATGCCGTGCAGGCCCGGCTCGATCTCGGATGTGGTGATGCGATAGCCCTTGCCGGCCAGCTCCTCCCGCGTCGTCCACCGCTGCCCGCTCGCCGGAACGAACTGGCGGTCGTCGGAACAGATCGCGCAGGACGCGGGTGGGGTGGCGGTATCAGCATGCTCGATCGCGCACGTGGCGCAGGTCCAGATCGTCACGGAAGCCCTTTCGTTCGGCGGCCTCGGCAAGTCTGAATGCTCAAGTCAACTTGAAGTCAAGCCGGGAGAGCGCCGTCCCGGATGCCTCAGCCGGCGTCGCGCACGAGCGGCGCGCGTCGGCACGAGGGGATGCTCCGACAACCCTGCAGAACGACAGAAGCCCGGAACCCACGCGATCTGCGTGATTCCGGGCTTCTGGTTGGAGCCGCCTGTGGGAATCGAACCCACGACCTTCTCATTACGAGTGAGACGCTCTGCCGACTGAGCTAAGGCGGCGTGGCATCCGGCACGCTCGAGGCGTACCGACTGGCACGAGAATCCATGTTAGCGGGTTTCGGGAGCCCCGTTGACCACCTTCAGCATTTCGGGTCGCCGGCGGGAACGGTGCCGTCGATGAAGTACGACTCGACGGCGTCGTTCACGCACGCGTTGGACTTGTTGTAGGCGGTGTGCCCCTCGCCCTCGTAGGTGATGAGCACCCCGCTGTCGAGTTGCTCGGCGAGGGCGACGGCCCACTCGTACGGCGTCGCAGGGTCGCCGGTCGTGCCGATGACGAGGATCGGTGCGGCGCCCTCCGCGTGGATCTCGGCACGTTCGGCGTGGCTCTGGTACGGCCAGTTGATGCAACCGAGATCGCCGAACCCGAAGTACGGGCCGATGATCGGTGCGACCTCGGCGGTCGCCGCCGCGTTCTCGCGCATCACCTCGACATCGGACTGGTACGTGTAGTCGAGGCAGTTGACCGCGGTGAAGGCCTCGGCCGAGTTGTCGAGGTACGTGCCGTCTTCGCTGCGGCCGTTGTAGCCGTCGGCGAAGGCGAGGGCCGTGTCGGCATCGCCGAACATCACCGACTCGAACAGGTCGTTCAGGTACGGCCACGAGTCCGCACTGTAGAGCGGGTAGATGATCGCAGTGACGAGGGTGTCGGCACCCACGAGGCGGCCGTCGGTGCCGCGCAACGGGCTCTGGTCGACGGATGCCAGCAGCCGGCTGATCTCGTCGAGCGCGTCGTCGACCGTGCCGCTGAACGGGCAGTCGCTGCCCGAGAGGCAGAACTCGAGGTAGGCCTTCAGGGCGTTCTCGAAGCCGATCGCCTGCGCCTTCGACACCTCGGACTCGCTCGCCGCGGGGTCGATCGCCCCGTCGAGCACGAGCTTGCCGACCTTTTCGGGGTAGAGCTCGGCGTAGGTCGCGCCGAGGAACGTGCCATACGAGAACCCGAGGTAGTTGAGCTCATCGTCGCCGAGGATCGCGCGCAGCAGGTCCATGTCGCGTGCAGCGCTCTCGGTGTCGACGTTGCCGAGCAGCGGGCCGGTGTTCTCGGCGCAGGCCTCGCCGAACGCCCGCTCGGTCGATTCGACCTCGGCGATCCACTCGTCGCTGCCGCGCACGCCCGGAGTGATGCCGTAGAGGTACTCGTCCATCTCGGGGGCGTCGTAACAGGCCACTCCAGATGAGCGGCCGACGCCGCGGGGGTCGAATCCGACGACGTCGAAGCGCTCCTGCAGGGGCTCCCCGACGGCGTAGTCGAGCGAGTCCATCACGAAGTCGTACCCCGAGCCGCCGGGGCCGCCCGGGTTCACGAGCAGCGAGCCGAGCTTGTCGCCCGTGGCCACGTGGCGCACGAGGGCGAGTTCGGTCTCGCCGGCCGAGGGGTCGCTCCAGTCGAGGGGCGCCTTCGCCGTGGTGCAGCCCATGCCGTCGCCGCAGCGCTCCCATTTCAGCACCTGCGTGTAGAAGGGCTCGAGATCGGCCGCGACCTCTTCACCGGTCGGTGTCGAGACCGGCTGCTGCGGATTCAGGAACGAGGGCACGCAACCGCTCAGGGCGAGCAGGGCTGCGAGGGCGCCGACGATCGCGCCGGCACGCGTACCACGCGGCATCCCTTCGACAGGCTCAGGACGGCGCCGTCGTCTGGCGGTGGTCGAGTCGATCATGCGGCCCCTCGTTCTGTGGACGGTCGTCGGATGGCGGAGACCAGCATCGCCTCGAGCGCGAGCGCAGGCGAGACGTTGCCGTCGATGCGGGTGCGCGCCTGCTGGATCGCGTCGAGCGTCGCGAGCGTTCGAGCAGGGGCAGCGGATGCCGCTGCGCGCTGCATGCCCGCCTCGAGCTCGCGGTTGACGAGCGGCACGTCGGCGTGGAGCTGGATGAGCAGGATGTCGCGGTAGAGCGACGCCAGGTCGACGAGGATGCGGTCGATGCCGTCGCGGAGGCTTCTGGTGGCGCGACGCTTCTGGTCGTCTTCGAGCGCCTTCAGCTGCGGTCGCAGCGCGTTGGGCACCGCCTGCCCCGGCGCCACGCCGAGCGAGTGCAGGGCGCTCGCGCGCTCCTCGGCGTCGCGCAGTTCGCCGATCGCCTTGGCGTCTTCACCCGCGATCTCGATGAAGCGTGCGGCGGTCGTCACCGCACCCGACGCGGATCGCACGGCGAGGGCGAGTTCGAGCGTCTCGGAGCGGCGTCGCCGCGCCTCCTCGTTGGTCGCGAGCCGGTGCGCCATGCCGATGTGGCTCTGCGACTCGCGGGCGGCGCGCTCGGCGAGCACGGGGTCGACGCCGTCGCGGCGTTCGAGGAGTGCCGCGACATCCGCGATGCTCGGCACCTGCAGGCGCACCGAGCGCACGCGGGAGCGGATGGTCGGGATGAGGTCGGCCTCGCTCGGCGCGCACAGGATCCACACCGTGCGCTCGGGCGGCTCTTCGAGCTCTTTCAGCAGGAAGTTCGAGGTCTGCTCGGTCATGCGGTCGGCGTCTTCGACGATGATGACCCGGTGCCGGCCGATCGACGGCGCGTAGTGCGAGCGGCGCACGATGTCGCGCACGTCGTCGCGCTTGATGATGACGCCCTCGGTGGCGAGCACGTGCAGGTCGGGGTGGCTGCGCGCATCGACCTGAGCCTGGGTTCGTGCGTCGCCGTCGGCCGTGCCCGAGATGAGCGCGGTCGCGAAGGCGTACGCGAGGTTCGAACGCCCCGAACCGGGCGGGCCGGTGACGAGCCACGAGTGGGTCATCTGCTGCGCGCTCGAGCCTGCGGCCCCGGCCTCGGCCGATTCGGCCGCGGCGCGGAAGAGCGCGATCGCGGCGTCCTGCCCCGTCAGCTCACTCCACACGCTCACGGTTCAACGCTACCGTCAGCGGCCGACGATGCGATCGACCTGTTCAGAGGAGCCCGGCCACTCGATCGCGGATCGCCGCGGCGATCTCCTCGACCGGCCTCGCCGCGTCGACGACGAGGAAGCGGGCGGGCTCCGCCGCTGCGAGCTCGAGGTACGCGCCGCGAACCCGGTCGTGGAACTCGGATGCCTCCGCCTCCAGCCGGTCGTAGCGCGTCCGCGCATCGTCGAGGCGGGTGCGCGCCGATGCGGCATCGAGATCGAGCAGGATCGTCAGGTCGGGCGCGAGGCCCTCGGTCGCCCACTCGGAGAGCCCGCGCACGGCCTCGGCGTCGAGCACTCGCCCGGCGCCCTGGTAGGCCACCGAGGAGTCGATGTAGCGGTCCTGGATGACGACCTCGCCGCGGGCGAGCGCCGGACGCACCACGGTCGCGACGTGGTGCGCGCGGTCGGCGGCGTAGAGCAGCGCCTCGGCGCGGGGCGCGATGTCGCCGCGATGGTGCAGCACGATCTCGCGCACCTCGACGCCGACCTCGGTGCCGCCGGGCTCGCGCGTGCGCACGATGGTGCGCCCGGACTCGACCAGCCAGGCACCGAGCAGTTCGGCCTGGGTCGTCTTGCCGGACCCGTCGCCGCCCTCGAGGGTGATGAAGAGCCCGTCGCTCACTGCTCGGTCGCCGCCTTCTTCGCGGGAGCCTTCTTCGCAGGCGCCTTCTTCGCGGTCGTCGTCTTCTTCGCGGGTGCCTTCTTGGCGGGGGCCTTCTTGGCGCGCGGCGCCGCCGGACCCTTGTCGCGCTTGATCTGCAGCAGTTCGACGGCGCGCTCGAAGGTGATGTCTTCGACCGACTCGGCGCGCGGGATGGTCGCGTTCGTGGTGCCATCGGTGACGTACGGCCCGAAGCGGCCGTCCTTCACCTTGATCGGCTTGCCGCTGACCGGGTCGGCCTCGAATTCCTTCAGCGCGCTCGACGCGGCTCGGCCGCCGTACTTCGGCTGGGCGAAGAGCTCGAGCGCACCGTCGAGGCCGATCTCGAAGATCGCGTCCTCGCTCGGCAGGGTACGCGTGTCGGTGCCCTTCTTCAGGTACGGGCCGTAGCGGCCGTTCTGCGCGGTGATCTCGACCTCGGTCTCGGGGTCCACACCCACGACGCGCGGCAGGTTCAGGAGCTTCAGGGCGGTCTCGAAGTCGATCTCGGCCACCTGCATGCTCTTGAAGAGCGACGCGGTGCGCGGCTTCTCGGCCGGGGGCTTCTTCGCGGCGCGCTTGGCCTTCGGCTTCGGCGCGTCGATCACCTCGCCCGTCGCCGGGTCGACGGTCGTCGCGGCCGCCTCGGCCTCGGGGGCCGCGACAGGCTCGGGGTCGAGCTCGGTGACGTACGGGCCGAAGCGGCCGTCCTTCACGACGACCTCTTTGCCGTTGTCGGGGTTCACGCCGAGCACGCGCGCCTCCTGCACGGGCGCGTCGATGAGCTCGCGGGCCTTCGCCTCGGTGAGCTCGTCGGGGGCGAGGCCCTCGGGCAGGTTCACCCGCCGGGGCGTCGCGTCGGGCGCGGCGCCCTCCTCGACGATCTCGAGGTAGGGGCCGTACTTGCCGATGCGCAGCGTGATGTCGGGCGCGATCTGCACCGAGTTGATCTCGCGGGCGTCGATCTCGCCGAGGTTGTCGACGACCTGGCGCAGACCCCGGTGCTTGTCGGAGCCGAAGTAGAAGCTGGAGAGCCAGTCGACGCGGTCGGCCTCGCCGGCCGCGATGTGGTCGAGGTCGTCCTCCATCTCGGCGGTGAAGTCGTACTCGACGAGGTCGCCGAAGTGCTCTTCGAGCAGCCGCACGACCGAGAAGGCGATCCAGCTCGGCACGAGCGCCTGGCCTCGCTGCGTGACGTAGCCGCGGTCGATGATCGTCGAGATGATCGAGGCGAACGTCGAGGGCCGGCCGATGCCGAGCTCCTCGAGTCGCTTCACGAGGCTCGCCTCGGTGTAGCGCGGCGGCGGCGAGGTCTCGTGCCCCTTGGCCTCGAGGTCGGCCATCGCGAGCGACTGGCCCTCCTTCAGCGGGGGCAGCTTCGCCTCGCCGGGCGTCTCCTCTGCGTTGCGCTCCTCGTCACGGCTCTCTTCGTACGCCGCGAGGAAGCCACGGAAGGT
The sequence above is a segment of the Agromyces hippuratus genome. Coding sequences within it:
- a CDS encoding putative immunity protein, with the translated sequence MLSPQSLSETDRREVAVWAADCAERVLGLFETEAPADDRPRDAIARTRAFARGDLDAAGEIRRRFVAGRAAHAVSSPAAVAAARAAAQAAGVAHMGAHALGAAAYAAKAVGLAAPDRPDAVRDEVSWQLEQMTDATRSALRQLPPVGEDTAGPLGSGLLASGLLGSTIREIQAAIGSTSSQRSGR
- a CDS encoding DNA polymerase III subunit delta' is translated as MSVWSELTGQDAAIALFRAAAESAEAGAAGSSAQQMTHSWLVTGPPGSGRSNLAYAFATALISGTADGDARTQAQVDARSHPDLHVLATEGVIIKRDDVRDIVRRSHYAPSIGRHRVIIVEDADRMTEQTSNFLLKELEEPPERTVWILCAPSEADLIPTIRSRVRSVRLQVPSIADVAALLERRDGVDPVLAERAARESQSHIGMAHRLATNEEARRRRSETLELALAVRSASGAVTTAARFIEIAGEDAKAIGELRDAEERASALHSLGVAPGQAVPNALRPQLKALEDDQKRRATRSLRDGIDRILVDLASLYRDILLIQLHADVPLVNRELEAGMQRAAASAAPARTLATLDAIQQARTRIDGNVSPALALEAMLVSAIRRPSTERGAA
- a CDS encoding D-alanyl-D-alanine carboxypeptidase/D-alanyl-D-alanine-endopeptidase, with the protein product MIDETDGAGETPDASDPSTAADMSAAEAAETPAGDVIDSPDSDVTASEASEASEAAEAAEAPEAAETPKPGVLTAIAAFARTHRLPLMIAGGVVAFGLIGAGAVAAGIASKGGGAASAALATTTPTPTPTVDPARPVPAAIAAASRLRTCSVADRADDGRLANFQAQVMNASTGEVLYDRGGTTASRTASVMKVLTSAAALSVLGPDHRTPTTVVKGSEPGSVVLVGGGDATLSRTSSGTETVYPGAAHLDDLAAQVEAAWDADPANPPLTKLILDASYFGGDEWEPSWNLKERDDGYMSNIAALMVDGDRDEPGSNTSWRSDDPVGRAGDAFADELGGIEVIERGVAPAEAQQLGQVQSPTVAQLVDKALVVSDNTAAEMLARLVAIETGSGNTFGAINAGVLEGLAAYGIDTTGITIVDGSGLSDNNAVPPSYLTRLFVKINAREGNLGVLMDGLPVSGERGSLSYDDRFAGDNSVADGAVSAKTGWIDTGYTLSGVVRAEDGSTLTFAIYALGDVTDEAKQAIDTLTTGFYLCGDNLSNQ
- a CDS encoding Gfo/Idh/MocA family protein, yielding MTERLRWGILATGGIAHAFANDLKLNGFTVQAVGSRSQESADAFAAEFGIPNAHASYEALVADPEVDVIYVSTPHPMHAAGATLALEAGKHVLVEKAFTVNAAEARALAELAAAKGLLVLEAMWTRYLPHMARIREIIAAGTLGEVRTLIADHTQLLSDDPAHRINALELGGGALLDLGIYPISFAWDLFGAPATTQASATFKSTGADAQVAVVYSYEGGRMASTIAASDVKGPNTAVVLGTEARIEIDHVWYTPTTFRVVAADGTLLEEYRSEVVGRGMQFQAEAVERLVAAGTLTGDLLPIDETVAIMASLDEIRRQIGLVYPGE
- a CDS encoding SGNH/GDSL hydrolase family protein → MNGSSRPRFALAATLLAALIALGSVASPALAAPSGKGKPGGGGGNAQLAYAALGDSYAAGLGAGSYLETNCYTSSKGYPALLDADANLALAARPACRGATTADVISKQVPALPTNAVRVSLTVGGNDVGFANVMQNCFVLVNSTCETHIVAGETMVQNGVLAQNVRNAIAAIKAKASNARVVVTGYPLLFAPTSRYQWATRVNTGTVALNDAIEGAAVLAGAVYVDVEAPFTGHGIGSSAPWINDWSWLRSNDSFHATAAGYQAFAAALRPALK
- a CDS encoding SGNH/GDSL hydrolase family protein, giving the protein MTAVLPWKGRVTGIAAAAIIALVAIPAGIAGPASAAPPSSASSSPVAKYVALGDSVAAGQGAGGYVDACLRSPAGYPTLLDAAPRTNLLRNPSCSGATIADVAANQLSQLNRGTTLVTLTVGANEVDLPGILAACATPEPSLECLLAVQAAQDYLASGQLTVGIAGLVTAIATRSPGAEVLVTGYAIPFQPGLLPLTDQVNALAGAMNSLIRAGVAGAAASGIDAGYVDVTALFAGHGVGSGASWLGENPADPITFLHPNAAGYSAYRDALLTASALP
- the tmk gene encoding dTMP kinase, with product MSDGLFITLEGGDGSGKTTQAELLGAWLVESGRTIVRTREPGGTEVGVEVREIVLHHRGDIAPRAEALLYAADRAHHVATVVRPALARGEVVIQDRYIDSSVAYQGAGRVLDAEAVRGLSEWATEGLAPDLTILLDLDAASARTRLDDARTRYDRLEAEASEFHDRVRGAYLELAAAEPARFLVVDAARPVEEIAAAIRDRVAGLL
- the topA gene encoding type I DNA topoisomerase, with product MSGAKKLVIVESPTKMKSIAQYLGDGYEVLSSVGHIRDLIEPKNLPAELKKGPLGKFSVDVDNGFEPYYVVSDSKKKTVAELKRALKNADELLLATDEDREGEAIAWHLLQELKPKVPVRRMVFHEITKDAIQKAKDNTRELDTALVDAQETRRILDRLYGYEISPVLWRKVGPGLSAGRVQSAATRLVVDRERERLAFVAAGYWDLAGRFSAEASDNATSFEAKLVRLGGERVATGRDFDDAGTLKSTAVVLDEATAAALVTALADDAVSRTVSKVESKPYSRRPAAPFTTSTLQQESARKLRLSARDTMRVAQSLYENGYITYMRTDSSSLSQQAITAARTQATALYGADSIPDKPRVYAGKSKNAQEAHEAIRPSGEVFRTPAELQSVLRGSEFKLYDLIWKRTVASQMADAKGQTATVTIEVGPTATDAAAPAEASAPVGGTIAEFTASGTVITFRGFLAAYEESRDEERNAEETPGEAKLPPLKEGQSLAMADLEAKGHETSPPPRYTEASLVKRLEELGIGRPSTFASIISTIIDRGYVTQRGQALVPSWIAFSVVRLLEEHFGDLVEYDFTAEMEDDLDHIAAGEADRVDWLSSFYFGSDKHRGLRQVVDNLGEIDAREINSVQIAPDITLRIGKYGPYLEIVEEGAAPDATPRRVNLPEGLAPDELTEAKARELIDAPVQEARVLGVNPDNGKEVVVKDGRFGPYVTELDPEPVAAPEAEAAATTVDPATGEVIDAPKPKAKRAAKKPPAEKPRTASLFKSMQVAEIDFETALKLLNLPRVVGVDPETEVEITAQNGRYGPYLKKGTDTRTLPSEDAIFEIGLDGALELFAQPKYGGRAASSALKEFEADPVSGKPIKVKDGRFGPYVTDGTTNATIPRAESVEDITFERAVELLQIKRDKGPAAPRAKKAPAKKAPAKKTTTAKKAPAKKAPAKKAATEQ
- a CDS encoding alpha/beta hydrolase, yielding MPRGTRAGAIVGALAALLALSGCVPSFLNPQQPVSTPTGEEVAADLEPFYTQVLKWERCGDGMGCTTAKAPLDWSDPSAGETELALVRHVATGDKLGSLLVNPGGPGGSGYDFVMDSLDYAVGEPLQERFDVVGFDPRGVGRSSGVACYDAPEMDEYLYGITPGVRGSDEWIAEVESTERAFGEACAENTGPLLGNVDTESAARDMDLLRAILGDDELNYLGFSYGTFLGATYAELYPEKVGKLVLDGAIDPAASESEVSKAQAIGFENALKAYLEFCLSGSDCPFSGTVDDALDEISRLLASVDQSPLRGTDGRLVGADTLVTAIIYPLYSADSWPYLNDLFESVMFGDADTALAFADGYNGRSEDGTYLDNSAEAFTAVNCLDYTYQSDVEVMRENAAATAEVAPIIGPYFGFGDLGCINWPYQSHAERAEIHAEGAAPILVIGTTGDPATPYEWAVALAEQLDSGVLITYEGEGHTAYNKSNACVNDAVESYFIDGTVPAGDPKC